One region of Acropora muricata isolate sample 2 chromosome 13, ASM3666990v1, whole genome shotgun sequence genomic DNA includes:
- the LOC136895208 gene encoding piggyBac transposable element-derived protein 3-like, protein MFDESGTNSDVEFFASGDEDDEEEDDESNESADEDAPPDPLQWSNTLSDINVEEFSVRHGPTKDLGGQATSKDFLNLFINDDYLDEIARCSVAYARSKGDESFVTNQAEISAYLGLNILMGIHRLPQLEMFWDSDEFIGVEGFKKTIPKQRFKTLGKYLHLVDPGDEDANDVLCKVRSLVTLLEDKFADAYIPERIWEATFWENCKAEKKLVPCVQKLAGNAVKDAHSRHLSDVNSAVFHCVDKCVVKSPASPNGMEAIKRCFIIFYLNLHSR, encoded by the coding sequence ATGTTCGATGAAAGTGGAACAAACTCCGATGTTGAATTCTTCGCTAGCggagatgaagatgatgaagaagaagacgatGAAAGCAACGAAAGTGCCGATGAAGATGCTCCTCCAGATCCGCTTCAATGGTCGAATACATTGAGCGACATCAATGTTGAAGAGTTTTCTGTTCGTCATGGCCCAACTAAAGATCTTGGCGGCCAGGCAACGTCGAAAGATTTTTTGAACCTTTTCATCAACGATGATTATCTGGATGAAATTGCTCGGTGCTCAGTTGCTTATGCCCGTTCAAAAGGCGATGAATCCTTCGTAACCAACCAGGCAGAAATTTCGGCCTATCTCGGACTGAACATTTTAATGGGAATTCATCGCCTTCCCCAACTGGAGATGTTTTGGGACTCTGACGAGTTTATTGGCGTGGAAGGCTTCAAAAAAACCATCCCGAAGCAGCGCTTCAAAACTCTCGGAAAATATTTGCATTTGGTTGACCCGGGTGATGAAGACGCGAATGACGTCCTCTGCAAAGTTCGATCGCTTGTTACCCTCTTAGAAGATAAGTTCGCCGATGCTTACATTCCTGAAAGAATTTGGGAGGCGACTTTCTGGGAAAACTGCAAGGCAGAAAAAAAGCTTGTGCCATGTGTTCAAAAGCTGGCAGGAAACGCAGTGAAGGACGCACATTCGAGACATCTTTCGGATGTGAACAGTGCGGTGTTCCATTGTGTCGACAAATGCGTGGTGAAAAGTCCTGCTTCTCCCAATGGCATGGAGGCGATTAAACGttgttttattatattttatttaaatttacatTCCCGTTAA